The window CAGCACCGTCCCTGAACTTGCAAAAGGCAGGGGTCTGCTGCGGGTGGCTTTGACGGTTCCCACTGCACTGACTTCTTTGATGAAGGTTTGTTTTTTCACTGGAACGGTGGTCACTTCCATGAGCTGCGGGGCTTTGGGCATGAGGGCATATGCAGCCACTCCCACTCCCCCAAGCACCAGAACCGTGATCACCACAGGACGGGCTTTCATTTTGCATCCTCCCATGGTGCCCAGTTGGCGGCCTGCAGAACACTGTAAGCTGCTTTGAGAGCAGAGTTTCTGGCCTGACCCAGGGCACCCTCTGCCTGACTGACTTCAAGCTGGGCCTGCAACACCTGCAGTTTTGAAATCAGACCTTTCTGGAAACGGGCATTCTGGGTGGTCAGGTTGGTTTTTGAAAGTTGCAGGGCTTTTTCTTTTGCAGCCACTGCGTTCTGGGCCACCTGATGCTGGCTGAGGGCATCTTCAAGCCCCTCCTGCACTTCCTTGAGGGTGTCCTCATAGGTCTTGCGGGCATTGTCCAGGGCCACTTTTGCCTGTTCGGCCTCGATGGCAGGGCTCAGGTCGCTGGACTTGATCTGGTATTGCAAGTCTGCATTTTCCAGGGCTGCACTGTCTTTCAGGATTCTGGGATGTTGCTTGAGGGCAGTCTGCAACTGTTCGGCCTTCCAGGTGACTTTCTCATCTCCTGAGAGGTCCGGGGTTTTGCCGTACCTCTTTTTGAAGCGGTCTGTGGCTTCCTGGATCTGCTTTTTGGTGCTCTGCACGTCCTTCTCAGCACTGTCCAGGTCGTTTTCTGCTTTGTTGAGGTCATGCTGGGTGGCTGCTCCCGCTTTCAGGCGGGCCCTGGCAGCCTGGGCATTCAGCTGTGCAATGTCCAGGCTGATCTGCTGGGCTTCAAGCTGCCCTTGCAGGCTGTCAAGGTTCTGCAGGTCAGCCAGCAGTTGCTGCCTCACCTGAAGCATCTGGCTGATCAGGGCGGCCTGTGCCTGAGAGACCCGCTGCTGGGCGCTGAGCAGATCAGGTTTGAGGGCAACCGGGTCACTCTGGGTGCGGGACAGGCCACGGGTGGCTTCCTGCATTTCGGTGAGGGCCACCTGATAGGTTGCGCTTTTCTGCAGTGCAGTGGAAGCAAGGGGAGCGGGGTTGACTGCGAATGCGCTGGAAGCCATAAAGAGTGCGATCATTTGCCATTTTGCGGATACCATGTGTAAACCTCCCATACCTGCAAACCCAGATCCAGCTGGGTCTTTTCAAGTTCCATGACGTTCTGCTGCTCTTTCAGCAGCTCTTTTTGTACCTGCAGCACACTGGCCTCACTGACCAGTCCCTGCGCAAGTCGGTATTTTTCCTGCTCGAGTGCGTCCTGACTGAGCTGGACCACCTGCCTGGAAAGCAGAAGCAATTCCTGATTCTGGCGGTATTGTTCCAGTGCATCTGCTTTGTTGCGTTGCATCTGGGATTGCAGCAGGTTCATGTTGTCTTTCACGACCTGCTGCTGTTGCTGATTGATCTGCTGCTGGCTCCCCCGGGTGAAATCCAGCGGAAATTTGGCTGCGAGACGAATGCTCCAGTTTTCCTGAGGGTTCACAGGGTTGAAGTTGTAGGTGTAGTCCAGAACAGCATCGAGATGCTGATCCAGGCTGCCCATCAGGGCATTGCTGCCATTGGAATAGCTGCCCTCCAGGGTCAACTGTGGAAAATTTGCCAGATTGAGTTTAAAAGCATTCACCTGCAGTTCCTGCAAATCCTTACGATTTTTTAACAAATCTGACGAAAGGGCTGCATGGTCTTCTGGAGGCAGCGGCAACTCAGGAAGGTTGTCCGGGAGATTGAGTTTGAGCCTCTGCAATTCGGAAACTGCTTTCCTGAGCGCCACCTGCTGTTGTTTGACACTCACCTCTGCCCGTGTGACCAGCAGCTCAGTGTTTTTGACCTGACCCTCTGTGACCGCCCCCAGGGCAAATCGGGCCTGCCTGGTCTTCAGTTCCAGTTGCTGTGCCCTGAGGTCCAGTTCTGCCATTTGCAGGGCAAGCTGGGTCTTGCGGTACAGGTGTTCTGTGTCAAGCAGACTTTTCAGGCTCTGAATTCGGGTGAGAATCAGATCGGCCTGCAGTTTTTGAAGCTCAAGCTCAATCAAAGTCTTCTGCTGATTGCTGGTGACAAGGCCGTATTGCACACTGGCCCCAACATCTCCACTCCAGTCTGGACTTCCGGTCAGCTGGTTTTTGCTGTATCCAACATCGCCTTTCAGCAGCACATTGGGCAGAACCCCAGGAGCAGTCAGCTTCAGCTGCATCTCCTGGATTTGCAATTGGGCCACCCTGACTGTAGGTTGCTGCTCCACCAGTGACAGCAGCTCAGGCAATGAAGTGGCATGCGCCGCCCCCAGCAGAGCCAGGGTCAGTATAGAGGTCCATCTGTACATGTCATGTGCATCCTCCCTCAAGATATGTGTACCAGTTCAATAGTACACTATTAATATATAGAGATATCTCACAATTTGCAACCCTCTCCAGCAAACCTGATTTGATGCACACCCCACAAGAGGAAAAACCAGTACACTACCATCTGTGAAAAGCATCAGCATCATCGGCGCAGGACTCAGTGGATCAGAAGCTGCACTTGCAGCGGCACAGCTCGGGGTGCAGGTCCATCTGTATGAGATGCGTCCCACCAAAATGACCCCCGCCCACCACACAGGCAATTTTGCCGAACTGGTGTGCTCCAACAGCCTGGGCGGCGAGGGGAACACCAATGCCAAAGGCCTGCTCCAGGCCGAGATTGCCCACGCAGGAAGCCTGATCATGGAAGCGGCCCGGGAATCCCGGGTTCCTGCAGGAGGCGCACTGGCTGTGGCCAGAGAGGGTTTCAGTGCATACGTGACCGAAAAAGTCAGGCAGCACCCTCTGATTCAGGTGTACGGGGAAGAGGTCACAAAGGTTCCCGAAGGCATCGTGGTGCTGGCCAGCGGACCCCTCACCTCAGATGCTCTGGCAGAAGACCTCAAAAGGTACACCGATGGAGAACACCTCTCTTTTTATGATGCAGCAGCTCCCGTGATCTCCTTTGACAGCATCAACATGGAAATTGCGTACCGCAAAGGCCGTTACGATCAGGAGGCAGACTACATCAACTGCCCCATGAACCGTGAGCAGTACGACCACTGGTACAACACCATCCAGGAGGCTCGGCAGCACACCCCACACGACTGGGAGAAACTGGAGTTCTTTGAGGGATGCATGCCCATTGAGGAAATTGCCCGCCGAGGCAAGGACACCCCCAGATTTGGACCCATGAAACCCCGGGGCCTGCATGACCCACGCACGGACCGTGAGCCTTATGCCGTCGTCCAGTTGCGACAGGAGGATCAGGATGGCCGCATGTGGAGCCTGGTCGGCTTTCAGACCGGCCTGAAGTGGGGCGACCAGAAACTGATGGTCCAGAGCATCCCTGGACTTGAAGAAGCAGACATCGTGCGGTACGGGGTGATGCACCGCAACACCTACCTGTGCGCCCCGAAAGTCCTGAACAACACCCTGCAATTGAAAGCCGACCCCAATGTGCTGGTGGCCGGTGTGCTGTCCGGAACCGAAGGCTACCTGGAAAGTGCAGCCACAGGCTGGCTTGCCGGAACCAATGCCGCCAGACTGGCCCTGGGTCTGGAACCTGTCTGCCCTCCTGAAGAAAGCATGCTGGGCGGTCTGGTCCGTTACCTCGCCAGTGCAAACCCCAAAGGCTTCCAGCCCATGAACACCAACTGGGCCCTGGTTCCAGACTTCACCATTGAGGGGCGCAAGAAAATCGGCAAAAGGGAAAAGCGCCCACTGATGTTCGAGCGGGGCCTGAATGCCTTCAAAGCATGGCATGCCGGGCTTGATCAGGTGACCGCCGGACAGATCTGAAATTCCCTGACCCATAGAAACATCAAATCCCCCTTGCGGGGGATTTTTCTTGAAGGAAAGGTAGAGAGGAATTTCAGGTTCAGGGAAGGGCTTTTGCAGAGTTGACCGCTGCATAGGCATCCACCAGACCTGCACCACAACCCACACTGCAGGTGCTGTGGGTGATGGGTCTGGCGGTGTTCTTGAGGATGCTTTCCACCTGTGCAGGGGTGATGGTGGGTTTCACGGCATACATCAGGCTGACCAGACCTGCCACGTGGGGGGTGGCCATGCTGGTGCCCTGGTAGAAGGTGTAGTTGTAGCTGCTGCCCGTGCTGTTGAGCAGGGTGGAGAGGATGCCGTCCACATAACCGTCTCCGTCACGGTCAATGTTGCCATTGGCATCGTTGGTTTCACCACCGGGTGCAGCCACATCCACCACACTGCCGTAGTTGGAGTACCATGCACGTCCACCATCCTTGCGGGTGGCCGCAATGGTGACCACGTTGGCACAGTTGGCAGGGGTTGCACCAGAGGCTGTCTTGTTGTCATTGCCAGCGGCAATCACCACGGTCACGCCACGGGCCACAGCTGCATTGATGGCGTTCTGGTACGTCGAGGGGCAGGAGGTGCCCGTGTAGGCACCAAGGCTCATGTTGATGACCTTGGCAGGGTTGGGGTTGGTGGGCACACCCGTGACAGCGATCCCTGCAGCCCAGCGGATGGAATCCGCGATGTCCGTGGTGGTTCCACCGCACTTGCCCAGCACACGCAGGGCACTGATGCGGGCATTCCAGTTCACGCCTGCCACACCCATGTTGTTGTTGGTGGCAGCACCGATGGTTCCAGCGACATGGGTGCCGTGCCAGGAGTTGGGAGAGTTGACCCCATTGCACACGCCACTGTCGCCCACATCGGTGGGATCGCTGTCCCGGCCGTTGCCATCTTTGGCAGTGGTGGAGCTGGAGATGAAGTCATAACCCGTCACCCATCTGCCCGCAAGGTCAGGGTGGTTGGTCTTGCCGGTGTCGATCACAGCAACCACAGGGCTGCCAGAGCCCGTGGTGACGTTCCAGGCGTTGGGCAGGTTCATCTGTCGCATGTCCCACTGATGCTGCGCATAGTAGGTGTCATTGGGCACAGCTGTGGCCTGCATGATGAAGTTGGGCTCTGCATATTCCACGTTGCTCTGACCACGCAGTTTGTTGATGGCATCCAGGGTGGCCTTGCCTGCAGAGCTCTCAATGGTCACTGCACCAGCGTCCATCCCTTGCTTGCTGACACCAGCCAGTTTCAGGACCACTTCACCGCCACTGAGGGTGCGGTCCACATTGGCGTCGATGCCCAGCTTGCTGATGCCCTGTGCAGCAACACCATCTTTAAACTTCACAATCACTTCACCAGGCACAAACTGGGCCTGGCTGTCCAGCGTCAGGGACTGAGCGGTGTCCACGCTGGGGGTGGTGGAGCTGGAGCAGGCAGCGAGCAGTGCAGTGAGAAGAACAACTCCGACTTGTAACTTGCGCATACAACATCCCTCCTTGTGCCTTCGCAGGCACACCTTCTGAAACTCGGTCTAGATTGATGGAAAGGGTTATACCTTTCTGAGCAATTGATGTCAATTGACTCATTTTTGTAAAAGCTATGTAAGGATATGCATTTTTTGAACCAGGTTTATTCTTATTTTGTATACAAGTCTCGGATTTTGAGTCAAAACCAGGAATAGTCCTGCACATTTATGTATTTTTATGCATATTTTATCGGTATACTTGCGTCAGCAGAACAATAGATTTGTCTATACAAATCTACAATTTCATTTCCAAGAAAAAATGATCATTCGAAAAATTCGTTTTCTGAACGGCATTTTTATGAAAAGTACTTTGGATTTACGAAGACATCAGAAAATCTTCAGGAACCCATTCAGAGAGGGATTGTTCTGAGGATGAACATAAGTATTCACCCTAATCAATTCCTGAACAGCACCGCAGAGTATAAACATTGAGGTCTATTTCCAAATATTCCTGATAAGATTCTGTAAAATGACCTGATGGCAGTACGTATTTTCTTTCATCCTGACATTTTCATTACAATATGAAAAAGTGGATTTTTGTGGCCTGTTGGCTTAGGATAGGAGTTTATGTCTGATCTTGCTGCAACCCTCACCCAGGCCTGGAACAGGCGCAAAGCCCTGAACCTGCTGCCTGACACCACTTTCTTCCGTGCCCTGCACCTCACAGAATCCCACGGAATGACCCTTGATGTGGTGGGTCAGGTGGGCATCCTGAGCTTTTATCAGCATTTTTCAGAAGCACAAGAACAGACCATTTTTGGAACCCTGCAAAGGGTCCTCCCCCTGGAAACGGTTTACCTGAAACGCAGACCGGTAGAGGCGCGCCATGTGACCAACACCAGCAGAGAATGGCTGAGTCCAGAACATCCCATTTATGGTCCACCACAATCCGAAATCATTGGACTGGAACAACAGGTGAAGTACCTGTTCAGGCCTGGCTCTGACCTGAGCGTTGGATTGTTTGCCGACATGCGCCTGGCCCGACAATGGGTCAGGGAACAGGCAGCACCCCGGGTGCTCAACACCTTCAGTTACACCTGCGGTTTTGGCCTCAACGCCACCCTTGGAGGGAGCCAGACCGTAAAGAATGTGGATGCCAGCCGTAAAGTGCTGGAGTGGGGCAAGGAAAACTACACCCTCAATGGCTGTGAAACAGCTGATCTGGACTTCATTTATGGCGATGTCCAGGAATGGCTGAAACGCTTTCACAAGCGGGAAGACCAGTTTGACCTGATCGTTCTGGATCCACCCAGTTTTTCCCGCAGTAAAAAAGGCATCTGGCGGGCAGAAACCCACTACGGTCAGTTGGTTTCAGAGACCCTGCCCATCCTCAGCAAAGGAGGCATGCTGCTGGCCTGTTGCAACCATGCAGGCATCAGCATGGCCCAGTTCAAAAACCAGATCCGCAAGGACAATCCGGGCCTGAAATTTCACCGCAGCCTGCCTGTATCCCCGGATTTCCCTGCAGAGCAAGAAAGCCATCTGAAAATCACTGTGTGGGGCAGGTGAGGTCCTCCTTCTTCACCGAAACGGCCATTTGAAACCCGCATAACAGTATGGATTCGGGTGCAGGTTACACTGTTAGGTATGCAACTGGTACCCCTCACCACACCTGAAGAAGTCGATACCTTTCTCGCTGAGAACCCTCTTTCTGCCATTTTCAAAGCTGGAACCTGCCACAAAACCATGCAGGGTTTCAGCGTTGTCGAGCAGTTCCTGAAGCGCCATGACCTGCCTGTGGGCTTCATCCGTGTGGTCGAATGGCGTCCTGCCAGCAACCATGTGGCATCCCTGACCCAGATCATCCACCACAGCCCCCAGTTCATCCTCTTCAAGGACCAGAAAGCTGTGTTTGATGTGGACAACTGGGACATCACCCCTGAAGCCCTGTCTCCTGTCTTCGAGGAATACGTTCCTGAGCGGCAGGACCAGGCCGGTGAAGTCAAGGGCAACCTCACCCCTTACATTGACCTGACCGAGCGTTTTCTCAAGGGTGAACTGACCCCCTACCAGTACCAGACCTACTTCACCGACACCTTCCGTGCCGACGGTTCTCTGCGCTCCAAGCAAGAATTTGAGCTGCTGAGCCGCATGTTCGGTGACCCTGATGCCTTCCACGGTGGTCTGCACTCCCTGGGCAACCCCAATGAAGACGAAAGCATGAAGCAAAGGGCCACTGAACTTCTGGAAGCGCTTAAAGCCCTTTCCTGATTCACTTCACAGGAGAACCCCTCCAGCGATCTGGAGGGGCCTTTTTTTGGTTTACAGGTCACAGTCAACAGTTGACAGCAAGATGCAATTCCAGTTTTTACTGTGAACTGTCTACTGTAAACTGTTGACTCCTGTGGTGACAGTTGCCTGCTTGTCCCCCTGGGTAGGATCTCAATACAGCCTGCTGAGCACTTCTTCTTTCATGGAGAAGCTGTGCTCCGGGCCAGGGAACACTCCGGTGCGTACCTCACGCACGAACTGCTGCAGGGCCTCGGTGCCCAGTTTGGACATCTGTGCATACTGTTTTACGAATTTGGGTGTGAACCGGTCAAAAAATCCAAGCACATCGTGGTACACCAGCACCTGACCATCGAGATGTGGACCTGCACCAATGCCAATGGTGGGAATGTTCAGACGCTCGGTGATCTTCTGGGCCAGAGGGGCAGGAATGGCTTCCAGAACAACCATAAAAGCGCCTGCATCTGCAACCGCCTGGGCGTCACGCAGGATCTGCTGGGCGTCTTGAACAGTCTTGCCCTGCACCTTGAATCCTCCAAGGTTCACTGCAGTCTGTGGGGTAAGGCCCACATGACCCACCACAGGAATGCCAGACTGGGACAGGTGCCGGATGATCTCCACCACTTCCTCTCCCCCTTCAATCTTGACCGCATCTGCCCCTGTTTCCTTGATCAGGTGAACAGCATTTCTCAGGGCATCGGTGAGGCCTGTCTGCACACTGCCAAAAGGCATGTCCACAACAATGAAGCTTTCTCTGGCCCCCCGTTTGACAGCACGGGTGTGGTGAATCATGTCCTGCATGGTGACAAAAACAGTGGATTCATATCCCAGGACCACCATTCCCAGGCTGTCTCCCACCAGAATGAGGTCCACGCCAGCAGCTTCGGCCATCACGGCACCCGCATAATCGTAAGCGGTCAGCATCACGATTTTCTGTTTTCCCCGCAAGGCTGCAAAATCAGGCACTGTGTACTTGGGCATGGACTTATTTTACGCAGTCCAAAACTGGTGTATTCGGTTCTGCTGCGCGAAGTACACCAAAAACACCTCCCTGGGTGGAGGTGTAAACAGCATCTGCATGATT of the Deinococcus cellulosilyticus NBRC 106333 = KACC 11606 genome contains:
- a CDS encoding thioredoxin family protein — protein: MQLVPLTTPEEVDTFLAENPLSAIFKAGTCHKTMQGFSVVEQFLKRHDLPVGFIRVVEWRPASNHVASLTQIIHHSPQFILFKDQKAVFDVDNWDITPEALSPVFEEYVPERQDQAGEVKGNLTPYIDLTERFLKGELTPYQYQTYFTDTFRADGSLRSKQEFELLSRMFGDPDAFHGGLHSLGNPNEDESMKQRATELLEALKALS
- the trmFO gene encoding methylenetetrahydrofolate--tRNA-(uracil(54)-C(5))-methyltransferase (FADH(2)-oxidizing) TrmFO — encoded protein: MKSISIIGAGLSGSEAALAAAQLGVQVHLYEMRPTKMTPAHHTGNFAELVCSNSLGGEGNTNAKGLLQAEIAHAGSLIMEAARESRVPAGGALAVAREGFSAYVTEKVRQHPLIQVYGEEVTKVPEGIVVLASGPLTSDALAEDLKRYTDGEHLSFYDAAAPVISFDSINMEIAYRKGRYDQEADYINCPMNREQYDHWYNTIQEARQHTPHDWEKLEFFEGCMPIEEIARRGKDTPRFGPMKPRGLHDPRTDREPYAVVQLRQEDQDGRMWSLVGFQTGLKWGDQKLMVQSIPGLEEADIVRYGVMHRNTYLCAPKVLNNTLQLKADPNVLVAGVLSGTEGYLESAATGWLAGTNAARLALGLEPVCPPEESMLGGLVRYLASANPKGFQPMNTNWALVPDFTIEGRKKIGKREKRPLMFERGLNAFKAWHAGLDQVTAGQI
- a CDS encoding S8 family peptidase, which produces MRKLQVGVVLLTALLAACSSSTTPSVDTAQSLTLDSQAQFVPGEVIVKFKDGVAAQGISKLGIDANVDRTLSGGEVVLKLAGVSKQGMDAGAVTIESSAGKATLDAINKLRGQSNVEYAEPNFIMQATAVPNDTYYAQHQWDMRQMNLPNAWNVTTGSGSPVVAVIDTGKTNHPDLAGRWVTGYDFISSSTTAKDGNGRDSDPTDVGDSGVCNGVNSPNSWHGTHVAGTIGAATNNNMGVAGVNWNARISALRVLGKCGGTTTDIADSIRWAAGIAVTGVPTNPNPAKVINMSLGAYTGTSCPSTYQNAINAAVARGVTVVIAAGNDNKTASGATPANCANVVTIAATRKDGGRAWYSNYGSVVDVAAPGGETNDANGNIDRDGDGYVDGILSTLLNSTGSSYNYTFYQGTSMATPHVAGLVSLMYAVKPTITPAQVESILKNTARPITHSTCSVGCGAGLVDAYAAVNSAKALP
- a CDS encoding class I SAM-dependent rRNA methyltransferase, with the protein product MSDLAATLTQAWNRRKALNLLPDTTFFRALHLTESHGMTLDVVGQVGILSFYQHFSEAQEQTIFGTLQRVLPLETVYLKRRPVEARHVTNTSREWLSPEHPIYGPPQSEIIGLEQQVKYLFRPGSDLSVGLFADMRLARQWVREQAAPRVLNTFSYTCGFGLNATLGGSQTVKNVDASRKVLEWGKENYTLNGCETADLDFIYGDVQEWLKRFHKREDQFDLIVLDPPSFSRSKKGIWRAETHYGQLVSETLPILSKGGMLLACCNHAGISMAQFKNQIRKDNPGLKFHRSLPVSPDFPAEQESHLKITVWGR
- the panB gene encoding 3-methyl-2-oxobutanoate hydroxymethyltransferase, which codes for MPKYTVPDFAALRGKQKIVMLTAYDYAGAVMAEAAGVDLILVGDSLGMVVLGYESTVFVTMQDMIHHTRAVKRGARESFIVVDMPFGSVQTGLTDALRNAVHLIKETGADAVKIEGGEEVVEIIRHLSQSGIPVVGHVGLTPQTAVNLGGFKVQGKTVQDAQQILRDAQAVADAGAFMVVLEAIPAPLAQKITERLNIPTIGIGAGPHLDGQVLVYHDVLGFFDRFTPKFVKQYAQMSKLGTEALQQFVREVRTGVFPGPEHSFSMKEEVLSRLY
- a CDS encoding TolC family protein gives rise to the protein MYRWTSILTLALLGAAHATSLPELLSLVEQQPTVRVAQLQIQEMQLKLTAPGVLPNVLLKGDVGYSKNQLTGSPDWSGDVGASVQYGLVTSNQQKTLIELELQKLQADLILTRIQSLKSLLDTEHLYRKTQLALQMAELDLRAQQLELKTRQARFALGAVTEGQVKNTELLVTRAEVSVKQQQVALRKAVSELQRLKLNLPDNLPELPLPPEDHAALSSDLLKNRKDLQELQVNAFKLNLANFPQLTLEGSYSNGSNALMGSLDQHLDAVLDYTYNFNPVNPQENWSIRLAAKFPLDFTRGSQQQINQQQQQVVKDNMNLLQSQMQRNKADALEQYRQNQELLLLSRQVVQLSQDALEQEKYRLAQGLVSEASVLQVQKELLKEQQNVMELEKTQLDLGLQVWEVYTWYPQNGK
- a CDS encoding TolC family protein, whose protein sequence is MIALFMASSAFAVNPAPLASTALQKSATYQVALTEMQEATRGLSRTQSDPVALKPDLLSAQQRVSQAQAALISQMLQVRQQLLADLQNLDSLQGQLEAQQISLDIAQLNAQAARARLKAGAATQHDLNKAENDLDSAEKDVQSTKKQIQEATDRFKKRYGKTPDLSGDEKVTWKAEQLQTALKQHPRILKDSAALENADLQYQIKSSDLSPAIEAEQAKVALDNARKTYEDTLKEVQEGLEDALSQHQVAQNAVAAKEKALQLSKTNLTTQNARFQKGLISKLQVLQAQLEVSQAEGALGQARNSALKAAYSVLQAANWAPWEDAK